Proteins from a genomic interval of Homo sapiens chromosome 6 genomic scaffold, GRCh38.p14 alternate locus group ALT_REF_LOCI_2 HSCHR6_MHC_COX_CTG1:
- the OR12D2 gene encoding olfactory receptor 12D2 (The RefSeq protein has 1 substitution compared to this genomic sequence) yields MLNTTSVTEFLLLGVTDIQELQPFLFVVFLTIYFISVTGNGAVLMIVISDPRLHSLMYFFLGNLSYLDICYSTVTLPKMLQNFLSTHKAISFLGCISQLHFFHSLGSTESMLFAVMAFDLSVAICKPLRYTVIMNPQLCTQMAITIWVIGFFHALLHSVMTSRLNFCGSNRIHHFLCDIKPLLKLACGNTELNQWLLSTVTGTIAMGPFFLTLLSYFYIITYLFFKTRSCSMLCKALSTCASHFMVVILFYAPVLFTYIHPALESFMDQDRIVAIMYTVVTPVLNPLIYTLRNKEVKGALGRVIRRL; encoded by the coding sequence ATGCTGAATACAACCTCAGTCACCGAATTTCTCCTCTTGGGAGTGACAGACATTCAAGAACTGCAGCCTTTTCTCTTCGTGGTTTTCCTCACCATCTACTTCATCAGTGTGACTGGGAATGGAGCCGTTCTGATGATTGTCATCTCCGATCCTAGACTCCATTCCCTTATGTATTTCTTCCTGGGAAACCTGTCCTACCTGGATATCTGTTACTCTACGGTGACACTGCCAAAAATGCTGCAGAACTTTCTCTCTACACACAAAGCAATTTCTTTCTTGGGATGCATAAGCCAGCTTCATTTCTTCCACTTCCTGGGCAGCACGGAGTCCATGTTGTTCGCCGTGATGGCATTTGACCTCTCTGTGGCTATCTGCAAGCCACTTCGCTACACTGTCATCATGAACCCTCAGCTCTGTACCCAGATGGCCATCACAATCTGGGTCATTGGTTTTTTCCATGCCCTGCTGCACTCCGTAATGACTTCTCGCTTGAACTTCTGTGGTTCCAACCGTATCCATCATTTTCTCTGTGATATTAAGCCATTGCTAAAGCTGGCCTGTGGGAACACTGAGCTTAATCAGTGGCTACTCAGTACTGTCACGGGGACAATTGCCATGGGCCCCTTCTTTCTGACACTTCTCTCCTATTTCTACATTATCACTTATCTCTTCTTCAAGACCCGTTCTTGTAGCATGCTCTGTAAAGCACTGTCCACTTGTGCCTCCCACTTCATGGTAGTTATTCTTTTCTATGCACCTGTTCTTTTCACCTATATCCATCCTGCGTTAGAGAGCTTCATGGACCAGGACCGGATTGTTGCCATCATGTACACTGTGGTCACTCCTGTACTAAACCCACTGATCTATACTTTGAGGAACAAGGAAGTGAAGGGGGCCTTGGGTAGAGTGATCAGAAGGCTTTGA